The following coding sequences are from one Mycolicibacterium aichiense window:
- a CDS encoding MmpS family transport accessory protein has product MSDNKRRQRLVQWPRVALTVGGVLVAATATTFVVRTGDAASTIADSSTTPTRTVVAIPGPRTSTPAPAPVTVTVPGLPVETPVMVTPPSPAAAPMAQAMVDPAEIVYTVAGNQRPDDPVTITYADEVGALRTVENVSLPWRLTVVPTVPVNYVTASSNGSQLNCWITDARGATVAAATDNTISATCNR; this is encoded by the coding sequence GTGAGCGACAACAAGCGCCGGCAGCGGCTGGTTCAGTGGCCCCGCGTGGCGCTGACCGTCGGCGGCGTCCTGGTCGCCGCCACCGCGACGACGTTCGTGGTGCGGACCGGGGACGCCGCCAGCACGATCGCGGATTCGAGCACCACCCCCACCCGCACCGTGGTGGCCATTCCCGGTCCCCGGACCTCGACGCCGGCACCGGCGCCGGTCACCGTCACCGTTCCCGGCTTGCCGGTGGAGACGCCCGTCATGGTCACGCCGCCCAGCCCGGCCGCCGCGCCGATGGCCCAGGCGATGGTCGATCCCGCCGAGATCGTCTACACCGTGGCGGGCAATCAGCGGCCCGACGATCCGGTGACGATCACCTACGCCGACGAGGTGGGCGCCCTGCGGACCGTGGAGAACGTCTCACTCCCCTGGCGGCTGACCGTCGTCCCGACCGTGCCCGTCAACTACGTGACCGCCAGCAGCAACGGAAGTCAGCTGAACTGCTGGATCACCGACGCGCGCGGGGCGACCGTGGCCGCCGCGACCGACAACACCATCTCGGCGACCTGTAACCGTTAG
- a CDS encoding TetR/AcrR family transcriptional regulator yields MSELADTAERKSARTASGDRPAASAPRRGSRLPRDERRGQLLIAASEVFVDRGYHAAGMDEIADRAGVSKPVLYQHFSSKLELYLAVLNRHVENLVSGVRQALRTTTDNRQRLRAAVQAFFDFIEHDGQGYRLIFENDYVTEPQVASQVKVATEACTDAVFDLISRDSGLDPHRARMIAVGLVAISVDCARYWLDADRPVSKETAVDGTVQFAWGGLSHVPLTRS; encoded by the coding sequence ATGAGCGAACTCGCCGACACGGCCGAGCGGAAGTCCGCTCGAACAGCCAGTGGCGACCGTCCCGCCGCCAGCGCCCCGCGGCGCGGAAGCCGCCTGCCGCGCGACGAGCGGCGTGGCCAGCTACTGATCGCCGCCAGCGAGGTCTTCGTCGACCGCGGCTACCACGCCGCCGGAATGGACGAGATCGCCGACCGCGCAGGTGTCAGCAAACCCGTTCTGTACCAACATTTTTCGAGCAAACTCGAGCTCTATCTGGCCGTCCTGAACCGGCACGTCGAGAACCTGGTGTCCGGGGTCCGGCAGGCCCTGCGGACCACCACCGACAACCGCCAGCGACTGCGCGCCGCGGTACAGGCCTTCTTCGATTTCATCGAGCACGACGGCCAGGGCTACCGGCTGATCTTCGAGAACGACTACGTCACCGAGCCGCAGGTCGCCTCGCAGGTCAAGGTGGCCACCGAAGCCTGCACCGACGCGGTGTTCGACTTGATCAGCCGCGACTCCGGGCTGGATCCGCATCGCGCCCGGATGATCGCGGTGGGCCTGGTGGCGATCAGCGTCGACTGCGCCCGGTACTGGCTGGATGCCGACCGCCCGGTCTCCAAGGAGACCGCGGTCGACGGGACGGTGCAGTTCGCCTGGGGCGGACTGTCACACGTCCCGCTGACGCGTTCCTAG
- the moeZ gene encoding adenylyltransferase/sulfurtransferase MoeZ, protein MSSLPPLVEPAAELTRDEVARYSRHLIIPDLGVDGQKRLKNAKVLVIGAGGLGSPTLLYLAAAGVGTIGIVEFDVVDESNLQRQIIHGQSDIGRSKAESARESILEVNPLVTVRLHEQRLAPDNAVQLFEQYDLILDGTDNFATRYLVNDASVLAHKPYVWGSIYRFEGQVSVFWEDAPSDEAGNERGLNYRDLYPEPPPPGLVPSCAEGGVLGILCASIASIMGTEAIKLITGIGETLLGRLMMYDALAMTYRTIAIRKDPETPKITELIDYESFCGVVSDAAVDAAQGSAVTPLELRELLDSGKNLALIDVREPVEWEINHITGAELIPKSAIESGEGLSRLPHDRTPVLYCKTGVRSAEVLAVVKKAGFADAMHLQGGIVAWAKQIDPDMVLY, encoded by the coding sequence GTGTCCTCGTTGCCGCCGCTGGTCGAGCCAGCCGCCGAGCTCACTCGCGACGAGGTCGCGCGGTACAGCCGACACCTGATCATCCCCGATCTCGGTGTCGACGGTCAGAAGCGCTTGAAGAACGCCAAGGTGCTGGTGATCGGCGCGGGCGGGCTGGGATCGCCGACGCTGCTATATCTGGCGGCCGCCGGTGTCGGCACGATCGGCATCGTCGAGTTCGACGTGGTCGATGAGTCCAACTTGCAGCGCCAGATCATCCACGGCCAGTCCGATATCGGCCGCTCCAAAGCCGAGAGCGCGCGCGAGTCCATCCTCGAGGTCAACCCGCTGGTGACCGTCCGCCTGCACGAACAGCGGCTGGCCCCCGACAACGCGGTGCAGCTGTTCGAGCAGTACGACCTGATCCTCGACGGCACCGACAACTTCGCCACCCGCTATCTGGTGAACGACGCCTCGGTGCTGGCGCACAAGCCGTACGTGTGGGGTTCGATCTACCGCTTCGAGGGCCAGGTCTCGGTGTTCTGGGAGGACGCCCCGTCCGACGAGGCCGGCAACGAGCGCGGCCTGAACTACCGCGACCTCTATCCCGAGCCGCCACCGCCGGGCCTGGTGCCGTCGTGCGCCGAGGGCGGCGTCCTGGGCATCCTGTGCGCGTCGATCGCCTCGATCATGGGCACCGAGGCCATCAAGCTCATCACCGGCATCGGGGAGACCCTGCTGGGCCGGCTGATGATGTACGACGCGCTGGCCATGACGTATCGCACGATCGCCATCCGCAAGGATCCGGAGACTCCGAAGATCACCGAACTGATCGACTACGAATCGTTCTGCGGCGTGGTGTCCGACGCCGCGGTCGATGCCGCGCAGGGTTCCGCCGTCACCCCCCTCGAACTCCGTGAGTTGCTCGATTCCGGAAAGAACCTGGCGTTGATCGACGTCCGCGAGCCGGTCGAGTGGGAGATCAATCACATCACCGGCGCCGAGCTCATCCCGAAGTCGGCGATCGAGTCCGGCGAGGGCCTGTCGAGGTTGCCACACGACCGCACACCGGTGCTGTACTGCAAGACCGGGGTTCGCTCCGCAGAGGTGCTGGCGGTGGTGAAGAAAGCCGGTTTCGCCGATGCGATGCACCTGCAGGGCGGCATCGTGGCATGGGCGAAGCAAATCGATCCCGACATGGTGCTCTACTGA
- a CDS encoding ferritin-like fold-containing protein, with protein sequence MTAPQPASESPARITADHPGVNELFALLAYGEVAAFYRLTEEARMAPDLRGRINMASMAAAEMAHYEMLREALEARGVDVVPAMTRYASALENYHRLTTPSTWLEALVKTYVGDAMAADFYLEIADVLPDEVAAVVRGVLSETGHSQFVVAEVRKAVTSSGRQRSRLALWSRRLLGEAITQAQYVLAERDELVDLVLAGPGGLGQVADFFDRLQRTHAERMGELGLT encoded by the coding sequence ATGACGGCCCCCCAGCCCGCCTCGGAATCACCGGCGCGGATCACCGCCGACCACCCCGGCGTCAACGAGTTGTTCGCGCTGCTGGCTTACGGCGAGGTCGCCGCCTTCTATCGGCTCACCGAGGAGGCCCGGATGGCTCCGGACCTGCGCGGCCGAATCAACATGGCGAGCATGGCCGCCGCCGAGATGGCCCACTACGAGATGCTGCGCGAGGCGCTGGAGGCGCGCGGTGTCGACGTCGTCCCGGCAATGACGCGGTATGCCTCGGCGCTGGAGAACTACCACCGGCTGACGACGCCGAGCACCTGGCTCGAGGCGCTGGTCAAGACGTATGTCGGTGACGCGATGGCAGCGGATTTCTACCTCGAGATCGCCGACGTGCTGCCCGACGAGGTGGCCGCGGTGGTGCGCGGGGTTCTCTCCGAGACCGGGCACTCGCAGTTCGTGGTTGCCGAAGTCCGCAAGGCCGTGACCAGCAGCGGACGCCAGCGCAGCCGGTTGGCGTTGTGGTCGCGCCGACTGCTCGGGGAAGCAATCACCCAGGCGCAGTATGTGCTGGCCGAGCGCGACGAACTGGTCGACCTGGTGCTGGCCGGTCCGGGTGGTCTCGGGCAGGTCGCCGATTTCTTCGACCGGCTGCAGCGCACGCATGCCGAGCGGATGGGCGAGCTCGGCCTGACCTAA
- a CDS encoding DUF3107 domain-containing protein → MEVKIGVTDSPRELVFASSQTPAEVEELVTSAFAKDGPDVLSLSDDKGRRFLVQTAKISYVEIGVADVRRVGFGIGAGGAAGA, encoded by the coding sequence GTGGAGGTCAAGATCGGTGTCACGGACAGTCCGCGTGAGCTCGTGTTCGCCAGCTCCCAGACGCCCGCTGAGGTCGAAGAGCTGGTGACCTCGGCGTTCGCCAAGGACGGCCCGGATGTTCTGAGCCTGAGCGACGACAAGGGCCGCCGCTTCCTGGTGCAGACCGCCAAGATCAGCTATGTCGAGATCGGTGTCGCCGACGTACGGCGGGTCGGATTCGGGATCGGTGCCGGCGGTGCAGCCGGCGCGTAG
- a CDS encoding TIGR02569 family protein, whose product MSDERPPEHVLAAFGLKGHDPEPLGAGWEGGFKCGEVVLSVIADHARAAWSAKARETLFVDGVRLARPVRSTDGRYVVSGWRADTFVAGSPEPRHDEVVSAGVRLHEATAKLERPRFLTQAPVAPWSDVDVFIAADRAAWEERPLHSLPPGALVAPGSADGERSVELINQLAVLRKPTKSPNQLVHGDLYGTVLFAGTAAPGITDITPYWRPASWAAGVVVVDALAWGEADDGLIERWDALPEWPQMLLRALMFRLAVHALHPRSTAAAFPGLARTAALIRLVL is encoded by the coding sequence GTGAGTGACGAGCGCCCGCCTGAGCATGTACTGGCCGCGTTCGGTCTCAAGGGCCACGATCCCGAACCGCTGGGCGCGGGCTGGGAAGGCGGCTTCAAGTGCGGCGAGGTGGTGTTGTCGGTGATCGCCGACCATGCCAGGGCCGCCTGGTCGGCGAAAGCACGCGAGACGCTGTTCGTCGACGGGGTCCGGCTGGCGCGGCCGGTGCGGTCGACCGACGGACGCTACGTGGTCTCGGGTTGGCGGGCGGACACATTCGTCGCCGGTAGCCCCGAGCCCCGCCACGACGAGGTCGTCTCGGCCGGGGTGCGGCTGCACGAGGCCACCGCCAAACTCGAACGGCCGAGATTCCTGACCCAGGCGCCGGTGGCTCCGTGGAGTGACGTCGACGTGTTCATCGCAGCCGACCGGGCTGCGTGGGAGGAACGCCCGCTGCATTCGCTGCCGCCCGGCGCGCTGGTGGCGCCCGGGTCCGCGGACGGCGAGCGGTCGGTGGAGTTGATCAATCAGCTGGCCGTGTTGCGTAAGCCCACCAAGAGTCCCAACCAATTGGTGCACGGTGACCTGTACGGCACCGTGTTGTTCGCCGGAACGGCGGCACCGGGCATCACCGACATCACCCCGTACTGGCGGCCGGCGTCGTGGGCGGCCGGAGTGGTCGTGGTCGACGCACTGGCCTGGGGTGAGGCCGACGACGGTCTGATCGAGCGGTGGGACGCGTTGCCGGAGTGGCCGCAGATGTTGTTGCGCGCGTTGATGTTCCGGCTCGCCGTGCATGCACTGCATCCACGCTCGACGGCGGCCGCGTTCCCCGGGTTGGCCCGTACGGCCGCGTTGATCCGGTTGGTGCTCTAA
- a CDS encoding DEAD/DEAH box helicase, protein MTPLTIHPQISFAQLGVRDEIVRALSEEGKEFAFAIQEQTLPMALAGDDLIGQARTGMGKTLAFGVPLLHRITTDTTRPLTGTPRALVVVPTRELCLQVHGDLVAASKYLKADESRKLTVTAIYGGRPYEPQIEALQKGVDVVVGTPGRLLDLAQQGHLQLGGLSVLVLDEADEMLDLGFLPDIERILKQIPTERQAMLFSATMPDPIITLARTFMNQPTHIRAEGVQGAATHDTTEQFVYRAHALDKVEMVSRILQAQGRGATMIFTRTKRTAQKVSDELAERGFKVGAVHGDLGQIAREKALKSFRSGDIDVLVATDVAARGIDIDDITHVINYQIPEDEQAYVHRIGRTGRAGKTGIAITLVDWDELERWSMIDKALKLDCPDPSETYSNSPHLYEELNIPTDAGGTVGAARKSQGAKSQGAKAQDGTRISSADSDRQRPSRNRSRRRTRGGEGATGHAATQADAPADGDKPAEGGDDSPARKRRRRRRPRNAAEAPATAG, encoded by the coding sequence ATGACCCCACTGACAATTCATCCCCAAATCTCATTCGCCCAGCTCGGAGTCCGTGACGAGATCGTCCGGGCACTGTCCGAAGAAGGCAAGGAATTCGCCTTCGCCATCCAGGAGCAGACCCTGCCGATGGCCTTGGCGGGCGACGATCTGATCGGCCAGGCCCGCACCGGCATGGGCAAGACCCTCGCCTTCGGCGTGCCGCTGCTGCACCGCATCACCACCGACACCACCCGGCCGCTGACCGGTACCCCGCGCGCGCTGGTCGTGGTGCCGACCCGGGAGCTGTGTCTGCAGGTCCACGGCGACCTCGTCGCCGCATCGAAGTACCTGAAGGCGGATGAGTCGCGGAAGCTGACCGTCACCGCCATCTACGGCGGCCGCCCGTACGAACCGCAGATCGAGGCGCTCCAGAAGGGCGTCGACGTCGTCGTCGGCACCCCGGGCCGGTTGCTCGACCTCGCCCAGCAGGGCCACCTGCAGCTCGGCGGTCTGTCGGTCCTGGTCCTCGACGAGGCCGACGAAATGCTGGACCTGGGCTTCCTGCCGGACATCGAGCGGATCCTCAAGCAGATCCCGACCGAGCGGCAGGCCATGCTGTTCTCGGCGACCATGCCGGACCCGATCATCACGCTGGCTCGCACGTTCATGAACCAGCCCACCCACATCCGCGCCGAGGGTGTGCAGGGTGCCGCGACTCACGACACCACCGAACAGTTCGTCTACCGCGCCCACGCGCTGGACAAGGTCGAGATGGTCAGCCGCATCCTGCAGGCGCAGGGCCGCGGCGCGACGATGATCTTCACCCGCACCAAGCGGACCGCACAGAAGGTGTCCGACGAGCTGGCCGAGCGCGGGTTCAAGGTCGGCGCCGTACACGGCGACCTGGGCCAGATCGCCCGCGAGAAGGCGCTCAAGTCGTTCCGCAGCGGCGACATCGACGTGCTGGTCGCTACCGATGTCGCAGCGCGCGGCATCGATATCGACGACATCACGCACGTGATCAACTACCAGATTCCCGAGGACGAGCAGGCCTACGTGCACCGCATCGGGCGCACCGGCCGGGCCGGCAAGACCGGCATCGCCATCACCCTGGTGGACTGGGATGAGCTGGAGCGCTGGTCGATGATCGACAAGGCCCTCAAGCTGGACTGCCCGGACCCCTCGGAGACCTATTCCAACTCTCCGCATCTCTACGAAGAACTGAACATCCCCACCGATGCCGGCGGCACGGTCGGCGCTGCGCGTAAGTCGCAGGGCGCCAAGTCGCAGGGCGCGAAAGCGCAGGACGGTACCCGGATCAGTTCCGCCGACTCCGACCGGCAACGGCCCAGCCGCAACCGCTCTCGCCGGCGCACCCGCGGCGGCGAGGGAGCCACTGGACACGCGGCCACGCAGGCCGACGCCCCCGCAGACGGCGACAAGCCGGCCGAGGGCGGCGACGACAGCCCGGCCCGCAAGCGCCGTCGCCGGCGTCGTCCGCGCAACGCCGCCGAGGCCCCCGCAACCGCAGGCTGA
- a CDS encoding MGMT family protein, translating into MAPITDAHVERVRELVASIPAGRVATYGDIASAAQLSSPRIVGWIMRTDSSDLPWHRVITASGRPAAHLVTRQLELLRAEGVLADDGRVNLAHARHEF; encoded by the coding sequence ATGGCCCCGATCACCGATGCTCACGTCGAGCGGGTGCGTGAGCTGGTCGCGTCCATCCCGGCCGGCCGGGTCGCCACCTACGGTGACATCGCCTCGGCGGCACAGCTTTCCAGCCCGCGCATCGTCGGCTGGATCATGCGTACCGACTCCTCGGACCTGCCGTGGCATCGGGTGATCACCGCGTCCGGTCGCCCGGCCGCACATTTGGTGACCCGCCAACTCGAGCTGCTGCGGGCCGAGGGTGTGCTGGCCGACGACGGCCGGGTGAATCTGGCCCACGCCCGCCACGAGTTCTAG
- a CDS encoding DUF3152 domain-containing protein encodes MTYDPGHRGGGRVPVLRDEWREPLRALRDPLAGESGRARSNRDQHRQWRKQSWLGRFISAYGWRAYALPVLVVVTGVVLYQTITGTAAPAVHTTAQGPVQGPPTIGSSGTAIIGAPPRGLTEFDANLPTGILPEGGAFTEAGAKTWHIVPGTTPKVGDGTAKTFTYTVEVEDGVDTASFGGDEGFARMVTETLGNPKSWIHNPQFAFQRVDAPDVKPDFRVSLTSPMTVREGCGYEIPLESSCYNPAYGPDAQPRVFINESRWVRGAVPFQGDIGSYRQYLINHEVGHAIGYQHHEPCSDSGGLAPVMMQQTFSTSDDDASRFDPEYVKADGKTCRFNPWPYPIA; translated from the coding sequence GTGACCTACGACCCGGGGCACCGCGGCGGCGGTCGTGTGCCGGTGCTGCGCGACGAGTGGCGGGAGCCGCTGCGCGCGTTGCGCGACCCGTTGGCGGGGGAATCGGGCCGGGCCAGATCCAACCGGGATCAGCACCGCCAATGGCGTAAGCAGAGCTGGTTGGGCCGGTTCATCTCCGCCTACGGCTGGCGCGCGTATGCACTGCCGGTTCTGGTGGTGGTCACCGGAGTCGTGCTCTATCAAACGATCACCGGCACCGCGGCGCCCGCGGTGCACACCACCGCCCAGGGGCCGGTGCAAGGCCCGCCGACGATCGGGTCGAGCGGAACGGCGATCATCGGCGCGCCACCGCGCGGGCTCACCGAGTTCGACGCCAACCTGCCGACCGGGATCCTGCCGGAGGGTGGGGCATTCACCGAGGCCGGTGCCAAGACCTGGCACATTGTCCCGGGCACAACGCCGAAGGTCGGTGACGGAACCGCCAAGACATTCACCTACACCGTGGAGGTCGAAGACGGCGTCGACACCGCGTCGTTCGGCGGTGACGAAGGATTCGCCCGGATGGTCACCGAGACCCTCGGCAATCCCAAGAGCTGGATTCACAATCCGCAGTTCGCTTTTCAGCGCGTCGACGCCCCCGACGTCAAGCCCGACTTCCGGGTGTCGCTGACGTCGCCGATGACGGTGCGGGAAGGCTGCGGCTACGAAATCCCGCTGGAGTCGTCCTGCTACAACCCGGCTTACGGGCCTGACGCGCAGCCCCGGGTCTTCATCAACGAGTCGCGGTGGGTGCGCGGCGCGGTGCCGTTCCAGGGCGACATCGGCTCCTACCGGCAATACCTGATCAACCATGAGGTCGGCCACGCGATCGGCTACCAACACCACGAGCCCTGCTCCGACAGTGGGGGCCTGGCGCCGGTGATGATGCAGCAGACCTTCTCGACCTCCGACGACGACGCGTCGCGCTTCGACCCGGAGTACGTCAAGGCCGACGGCAAGACCTGCCGGTTCAACCCCTGGCCGTATCCGATCGCATAG
- a CDS encoding alpha/beta fold hydrolase, translating to MTHDLHVHRFGPPGPIRILAIHGLTGHGRRWRALSENHLPEYAMAAPDLIGHGRSSWSAPWTIDANVAALANLVHNDADGPVLVVGHSFGGAIALNLAAAYPDLVSGLVLLDPAIGLDGQWMREIADSMLSSPDYPDRDEARTEKFSGSWADVDPAELDEDLDEHLVALPNGRVGWRICVPAMMSYWSELARDIALPRTGTPTTLVRAQWTDPPYVSAELLDALSDRLGDDFTLVDFDCQHMVPHAKPEETAKVIRDLLEP from the coding sequence GTGACCCACGATCTTCACGTGCACCGCTTCGGACCGCCCGGCCCGATCCGGATCCTGGCCATCCACGGTCTGACCGGCCACGGCCGGCGCTGGCGAGCGCTCTCGGAGAACCACCTTCCGGAATACGCCATGGCCGCACCCGATCTGATCGGGCATGGCCGGTCGTCGTGGTCGGCCCCGTGGACCATCGACGCCAATGTCGCGGCGCTGGCGAACCTGGTGCACAACGACGCCGACGGCCCGGTGCTGGTGGTCGGCCACTCCTTCGGCGGTGCGATCGCGTTGAATCTCGCGGCGGCATACCCGGACCTGGTGTCCGGGTTGGTGCTGCTGGATCCCGCGATCGGCCTGGACGGCCAGTGGATGCGCGAGATCGCCGACTCGATGTTGTCGTCCCCGGACTACCCCGACCGCGACGAGGCCCGCACCGAGAAGTTCAGCGGCTCATGGGCCGACGTGGACCCGGCCGAACTCGACGAGGACCTCGACGAGCACCTCGTCGCACTGCCGAATGGCCGCGTCGGCTGGCGAATCTGTGTGCCCGCGATGATGTCGTATTGGAGTGAGCTCGCCCGCGATATCGCGCTGCCGCGCACCGGGACTCCGACGACGCTGGTCCGCGCGCAGTGGACGGATCCGCCCTACGTCAGCGCCGAATTGCTCGACGCACTGTCCGACCGGCTCGGCGACGATTTCACCCTCGTCGACTTCGATTGCCAGCACATGGTGCCGCACGCCAAACCTGAGGAGACCGCGAAGGTCATCCGGGATCTGCTGGAGCCGTAG